From a region of the Leptospira kmetyi serovar Malaysia str. Bejo-Iso9 genome:
- a CDS encoding adenylate/guanylate cyclase domain-containing protein — MTSESFFQRRVFVLLGLFFVLNHCASESERPHISASSGVIDLSSWNFEEYGPVALQGDWTFRWQEFVESPDIEPEKNRIMPVPKAWTRIQESEGKNYPGTGIATYFLKVILPENKKPQSLAILAETSETAYEVWIDGNKIGAHGAPGKTADTSTPEWNVKILPFQIQKKEFLIRIPISNFYHARGGLTARLILGNEDQIIRLREKRMTVDVFLLGFLVAMALYHFTLYFLRKKDAALLYFGTLCFVFCFREISTGQNLIQVIFPDVSYHVHMRIVYLSFYLIPPITTAFLRALFPDEMRKELHYAVVFIASIFSLVVVSQDPVLFTGTIEYYYVFTFLCFAVGFFVLMLALIRKKPGAIAIMIGMSAIFLAYSQDIFYNKRIIPTFILAPFGLIALIFSEAFLLAKRYSLAFDAVEDMSESLKKVNSSYGLFVPRELLKILNKHDILDIKLGDIAEEEMSLLYNEIRTFSEFAEQMDGKENFEFINSFLGKVGPTIRERDGFIDKYFGEAFLALFPPEPEKALESAVEIQRILREFNRERIAKGKDPVRSGSGIHTGPILLGTIGEAERMESTVISSSVNVAFKIGQLSRMYDSSLLITDSTLFRLTNSSKYYYRVVDRVQIRDQRSVYTVLEVFNGLSESLIDSYMNTREEFERGILLFREKHFEEACVVFNRILEKNRADQAARVYLEKSVHNCRFGVPENWQGVTVLGD; from the coding sequence ATGACTTCAGAAAGTTTTTTTCAAAGACGAGTGTTTGTTCTTCTCGGACTCTTTTTTGTTTTAAATCATTGCGCGTCGGAATCGGAGCGTCCTCATATCTCCGCGTCTTCCGGCGTGATCGATCTTTCCTCTTGGAATTTCGAAGAATACGGCCCGGTCGCTTTACAAGGCGATTGGACTTTTCGTTGGCAAGAATTTGTTGAAAGCCCGGATATCGAACCCGAAAAAAACAGGATCATGCCCGTTCCCAAGGCTTGGACGCGAATTCAAGAATCGGAAGGAAAGAATTATCCGGGAACCGGAATCGCAACGTATTTTTTGAAAGTGATTCTTCCCGAAAATAAAAAGCCGCAGAGTCTTGCGATCTTAGCGGAGACTTCGGAAACCGCATACGAAGTTTGGATCGACGGAAATAAAATCGGCGCGCACGGAGCTCCGGGAAAAACCGCAGACACATCGACTCCGGAATGGAACGTGAAGATTCTTCCGTTTCAAATTCAAAAAAAAGAATTTTTAATACGAATTCCGATCTCCAATTTTTATCACGCACGCGGGGGTTTGACCGCGCGATTGATTTTGGGAAACGAAGATCAGATCATTCGTCTTCGGGAAAAAAGAATGACGGTGGACGTTTTTCTTCTCGGGTTCTTGGTCGCGATGGCCTTGTATCATTTCACTCTTTATTTTTTGAGAAAGAAGGACGCGGCTCTTTTATACTTCGGAACTCTTTGTTTCGTTTTTTGTTTTAGGGAGATCAGCACGGGGCAGAATCTGATTCAGGTGATTTTCCCGGACGTTTCCTATCACGTTCATATGAGAATCGTGTATTTGAGTTTTTATCTGATTCCTCCGATCACCACCGCGTTTTTGCGCGCTTTGTTCCCGGACGAAATGAGAAAGGAACTTCACTACGCGGTCGTTTTTATCGCTTCGATCTTTTCCTTGGTCGTGGTTTCGCAGGATCCGGTTTTATTTACGGGAACGATCGAATACTATTACGTTTTTACGTTCCTTTGTTTTGCCGTCGGTTTCTTCGTATTAATGCTTGCGTTAATCCGAAAAAAGCCGGGTGCGATCGCTATTATGATCGGTATGTCAGCGATTTTTCTCGCGTACAGTCAGGACATCTTCTACAACAAAAGAATCATTCCGACGTTCATTCTCGCCCCGTTCGGTCTGATCGCGCTTATCTTTTCCGAAGCGTTTCTTTTGGCGAAACGATATTCTTTGGCCTTCGACGCGGTCGAGGATATGTCAGAAAGTTTAAAAAAGGTGAATTCTTCTTACGGACTTTTCGTTCCGAGGGAACTTCTTAAAATATTAAATAAACATGATATTCTCGATATTAAACTCGGGGACATCGCGGAAGAGGAGATGAGTCTTCTCTACAACGAGATCCGCACCTTTTCCGAATTCGCGGAACAGATGGACGGAAAGGAGAATTTCGAGTTCATCAATTCCTTTCTCGGAAAAGTCGGGCCCACGATTCGGGAGCGCGACGGGTTTATCGACAAGTATTTCGGGGAAGCGTTTCTTGCGTTGTTTCCGCCCGAGCCGGAAAAGGCTTTGGAAAGCGCAGTTGAAATCCAAAGAATTCTGAGAGAGTTCAATCGGGAAAGAATCGCAAAAGGAAAAGATCCGGTTCGTTCCGGAAGCGGAATTCATACAGGGCCGATTCTACTCGGAACGATCGGCGAAGCGGAAAGAATGGAAAGTACGGTCATCTCCTCTTCGGTGAACGTCGCGTTTAAGATCGGTCAGTTATCGAGAATGTACGATTCTTCCCTGCTGATAACGGACTCCACTCTATTTCGCTTAACAAATTCTTCGAAATACTATTATCGCGTCGTGGACCGGGTTCAGATCCGTGATCAAAGAAGCGTTTATACGGTTTTGGAAGTGTTCAACGGACTTTCCGAATCTTTGATCGATTCTTACATGAACACACGCGAGGAATTCGAAAGAGGAATTCTTTTGTTCCGGGAAAAACATTTCGAAGAAGCCTGCGTCGTTTTCAACAGGATCTTGGAAAAAAACCGTGCCGATCAAGCCGCGCGAGTTTATCTGGAAAAATCCGTTCACAACTGCAGATTCGGGGTTCCCGAAAACTGGCAGGGAGTGACGGTCCTCGGCGATTGA
- a CDS encoding adenylate/guanylate cyclase domain-containing protein, producing MSFVRFSVCLCCLLFLSCDWLSPTLFPKAERGVLDLTEWDFEKNGPALLEGEFKFLWKNFSSEAWPSDSDFATVPKAWIKLPDSLEKKYTSTGYATYFLKIRLPDSYLNQELALQTDISETAYEIYLNSKKLGEVGNVGINAETSRPEWNKKIFSFYNTDKEPVLKILISNFHHARGGLTGKFFIGKSSSIQSIREKRLTLEVFVFGSLAIMALYHLTLFFLRQEEKSVLYFGILCFIYCFRAMSTGENLVQILVPGLDYSVHSKIVYLSFYLTVPVFAAFFRSLFPAEFNSYLYYGILMIGGLSSAIVAITPPAFFTGTIDAYYLFTFVVFFYGFYILVTAILKKRSGAVLLLSGLLVFFAVVLQDTLYNKRIVNTGYFSPIGLLAMVFSQAYLLANRYSQAFGAIVDLTKSLNKTNTSYGLFVPREFLKILNEHSFIDVKLGDVAEEEMTILYNEIRTAQFLGDQASAKENFEFINSYLGKVGPLIRDKNGFIDKYFGDAFLSLFSQKAEDALESAVEIQNILKEINMNRIGKGKEAVRVGTGLHKGPILLGTIGEKERMEGAVISPSVTLATRVGQLCRLFDSSILITDHVLFGLENPEKYSMRVVDRIQLKGHNSVVTILEVFNGQSESLLDQFMDTKEEFERGIANFRQRNFEEACVIFNRVLERNKMDQPARWYLEKSIHYCRFGSPNNWDGITVLDV from the coding sequence ATGAGCTTTGTGCGATTTTCCGTCTGCCTATGTTGTTTACTTTTTTTATCCTGCGATTGGCTGTCGCCGACTCTGTTTCCGAAAGCCGAACGCGGAGTTTTGGATTTAACCGAATGGGATTTTGAAAAAAACGGACCCGCTCTTCTCGAAGGAGAATTCAAATTCTTATGGAAGAATTTTTCCTCCGAAGCCTGGCCTTCCGATTCGGACTTTGCAACCGTACCGAAAGCTTGGATCAAACTTCCCGATTCTCTGGAAAAAAAATACACTTCAACGGGTTATGCGACTTACTTTTTAAAGATCCGTTTGCCCGATTCTTATTTGAATCAGGAGCTCGCGCTTCAAACCGATATTTCCGAAACCGCATACGAAATTTATCTGAATTCGAAAAAACTCGGCGAAGTCGGAAACGTGGGAATCAACGCGGAAACTTCCAGACCGGAGTGGAACAAAAAGATTTTTTCGTTCTACAATACGGACAAAGAACCGGTTCTTAAAATTCTAATATCCAATTTTCATCATGCACGCGGAGGTCTTACCGGAAAATTTTTCATCGGTAAAAGTTCTTCGATCCAGTCCATCCGTGAAAAAAGACTGACCTTGGAGGTTTTCGTTTTCGGAAGTCTTGCGATCATGGCCTTGTATCACCTGACTTTGTTTTTTCTGAGACAAGAGGAGAAGTCGGTTCTCTATTTCGGTATATTATGTTTTATTTATTGTTTTAGGGCCATGAGTACGGGGGAGAATCTGGTTCAGATCCTGGTTCCGGGTCTGGATTATTCCGTTCATTCTAAGATCGTTTATCTTTCGTTCTACTTGACGGTTCCGGTTTTTGCCGCGTTTTTCCGTTCTTTATTTCCCGCGGAATTCAATTCTTATTTATATTACGGAATTCTAATGATTGGAGGTTTGTCCTCAGCGATCGTGGCGATAACTCCGCCCGCGTTTTTTACGGGAACGATCGACGCGTATTATCTCTTTACGTTTGTGGTTTTCTTTTACGGGTTTTATATTCTTGTAACTGCCATTCTTAAAAAAAGAAGCGGCGCGGTCCTTCTGTTGAGCGGTTTGCTCGTGTTCTTCGCGGTCGTTCTTCAAGACACTCTTTACAACAAAAGAATCGTCAACACGGGTTATTTTTCCCCCATCGGTTTGTTGGCGATGGTCTTTTCACAGGCTTATCTTCTTGCAAACCGCTATTCTCAGGCGTTCGGCGCGATCGTGGATCTCACGAAGTCGCTTAACAAAACGAACACTTCTTACGGGCTTTTTGTTCCGAGAGAATTTTTGAAAATCCTGAACGAACATAGTTTTATCGACGTGAAACTCGGAGACGTCGCCGAAGAGGAAATGACCATTCTTTACAACGAGATTCGGACCGCGCAGTTCCTCGGAGATCAGGCTTCCGCAAAGGAGAATTTCGAATTCATCAATTCTTATCTGGGCAAGGTCGGGCCTTTGATCCGCGATAAGAACGGATTTATCGATAAATATTTCGGAGACGCGTTTTTGTCACTATTCTCCCAAAAAGCGGAGGACGCGTTGGAAAGCGCGGTCGAAATCCAAAACATATTAAAAGAAATTAATATGAATCGGATCGGCAAAGGTAAGGAAGCCGTTCGAGTCGGCACGGGTCTTCACAAAGGACCGATTCTTCTCGGGACGATCGGAGAAAAGGAACGTATGGAAGGCGCGGTGATTTCACCGTCCGTTACTTTAGCGACTCGAGTCGGACAACTCTGCAGATTGTTCGATTCTTCCATTCTGATTACGGATCACGTTTTATTCGGTCTGGAGAATCCGGAAAAATATTCCATGCGAGTCGTCGATCGGATTCAACTGAAAGGTCATAACTCGGTCGTAACGATTTTAGAAGTTTTTAATGGACAATCCGAATCGCTTCTCGATCAGTTTATGGACACGAAAGAAGAGTTTGAACGCGGGATCGCGAACTTCAGACAAAGAAATTTCGAGGAAGCCTGCGTGATCTTCAATCGGGTTTTGGAAAGAAACAAAATGGATCAACCCGCGCGCTGGTATCTTGAAAAGTCGATTCATTATTGTCGATTCGGTTCTCCGAATAATTGGGACGGCATTACGGTTTTGGACGTTTAG